A window from Malassezia restricta chromosome I, complete sequence encodes these proteins:
- a CDS encoding DNA replication and checkpoint protein: MEAILRRQLKEWQREFRKYHGREPTKSDMQRDPDMVSTYDTWRALSESTKASSKPQKVPREKDNHAPTTPRKKQKFHAPPVSPGNPFRSPQKPTKHYTKQGAFPSCNMEQDTTYESDVSEEDEPMQPYVALTPKKPSPAVSGTSPMPLYTPRTKARKRLRGEDVRTPPQAKMQRIPSQSRTLPLLAQSPSSMKTDERRSFSRILSGHHDHQDDVIGPSPSKNAAHREFLPLFSQPDTHAQEHDHDMLSDPASPAISASGTHDPISPKPLSQLTETAVHINDDTSKCIKILPYRRFGSTKSQASLHPDELDLNLPRVPSHEEEEMGHDETVWGDHLTDLETHSLLKSMMHGKRAVSEQRARSDQLVQHLFSDDTSKPNSAIIQRQGRAGLDAEEDMAPPSENGSTHDDDWASESSSIDYGLGDGDMDSYDVE; encoded by the exons ATGGAAGCGATTTTGCGGCGCCAACTGAAGGAATGGCAGCGAGAATTTCGAAAATAT CATGGCCGTGAGCCAACCAAGTCTGATATGCAGCGTGATCCAGACATGGTCTCGACATACGAcacatggcgcgcgctgtcCGAGTCGACAAAGGCATCTAGTAAGCCGCAAAAAGTCCCAAGAGAAAAAGATAATCATGCTCCTACCACACCTAGAAAGAAACAGAAATTTCATGCTCCTCCTGTCAGTCCCGGAAACCCATTTCGCTCACCCCAAAAGCCTACGAAGCACTACACGAAGCAGGGTGCCTTTCCATCATGCAATATGGAACAAGATACCACGTACGAATCGGATGTGAGTGAGGAAGATGAGCCTATGCAGCCCTATGTGGCGCTTACTCCCAAGAAACCTAGTCCAGCGGTGTCTGGTACGTCACCCATGCCACTGTATACGCCTCGTACCAAAGCTCGGAAGCGGCTTCGTGGAGAAGATGTCCGGACGCCACCGCAAGCCAAAATGCAGCGTATCCCTTCTCAATCTCGAACACTGCCTCTTCTTGCCCAGAGCCCGTCATCGATGAAAACTGACGAACGCCGCTCGTTCTCTCGTATCCTGTCAGGTCACCACGACCACCAGGATGATGTCATTGGACCGTCTCCGAGCAAAAATGCCGCCCATCGCGAATTCCTGCCCTTGTTTTCTCAACCAGACACGCATGCGCAGGAACACGACCACGACATGCTGAGCGACCCGGCCTCCCCTGCTATCTCGGCAAGCGGTACACATGACCCCATCTCGCCTAAACCACTTTCCCAACTCACAGAGACAGCTGTCCATATCAATGATGACACAAGCAAGTGCATTAAGATTCTCCCGTATCGTCGCTTCGGGTCCACCAAATCGCAAGCATCTCTTCACCCCGACGAGCTTGACTTGAATCTACCTCGTGTGCCAAGCCACGAAGAGGAAGAGATGGGCCATGATGAGACTGTATGGGGCGATCATCTCACTGATCTCGAGACTCACTCCTTACTGAAATCTATGATGCACGGTAAACGTGCCGTCTCTGAGCAGCGTGCTCGCAGTGATCAACTGGTGCAACATTTGTTCTCAGATGATACCTCTAAACCAAACTCCGCTATTATCCAACGCCAAGGTCGAGCTGGACTTGATGCTGAAGAGGATATGGCGCCTCCAAGTGAAAATGGAAGTACGCATGATGATGATTGGGCGAGCGAGTCTAGTAGTATTGATTATGGCCTTGGCGACGGCGATATGGATAGCTATGATGTAGAATAA
- a CDS encoding anaphase-promoting complex subunit 10, which produces MACWKDILDVQDLSTKRDVGSIEGTSWMLSSAKSQNGIAQLTSDDVETLWQSDGTQPHTVTIHFPRRTAVTHVSIYLDILRDDSYTPTRILVKAGTHPYDVMDVRYREFQEPQGWYHFVLSTTHEHVLEEDDALEYRRSEKLDAIEVFVLQICVLGNHLNGKDTHIRCLKVFGPPTPGLQRQNTSQSVSQCTMTKRLVKQGMQTEAFHRQVERVGYHRAVTQLERIMQQSSQNMPDQAPRPAQSSVERSLMSLSQTLR; this is translated from the exons ATGGCGTGTTGGAAGGATATCCTGGATGTACAAG ACCTTTCCACCAAAAGAGATGTAGGCAGTATTGAGGGTACATCATGGATGCTGAGCTCTGCCAAGTCGCAAAACGGAATTGCGCAACTCACATCGGACGATGTAGAAACGCTATGGCAAAGCGATGGTACGCAACCTCATACTGTCACGATCCATTTTCCTCGGCGCACTGCCGTAACTCACGTCTCTATATACCTTGACATTCTTCGAGACGACTCCTATACACCCACGAGAATACTTGTGAAAGCAGGCACGCACCCATATGATGTCATGGATGTTCGGTACAG AGAGTTCCAAGAGCCACAGGGGTGGTATCATTTCGTTCTTTCAACTACACACGAGCATGTGTTagaagaagacgacgcaCTGGAATACCGGCGGAGCGAAAAGCTGGACGCTATCGAAGTGTTTGTTCTACAGATTTGTGTCTTGGGGAACCACCTTAACGGAAAAGATACCCACATTCGATGTCTCAAAGTGTTTGGTCCGCCAACACCTGGATTACAGCGGCAAAATACGTCGCAATCCGTATCTCAGTGCACCATGACCAAGCGTCTCGTGAAACAGGGCATGCAGACAGAGGCGTTCCATCGGCAAGTAGAACGCGTCGGATACCATCGCGCTGTCACACAACTAGAGCGCATAATGCAGCAGAGCTCGCAAAATATGCCCGACCAGGCTCCGCGTCCGGCGCAATCCAGCGTCGAGCGTTCACTCATGTCCCTCTCACAGACGCTCCGGTAG
- a CDS encoding DNA repair protein RAD5 translates to MATDGGATDDAPLFFSDEVADSADIIPKKRLEPLPDTDAGEWKRRYMGTFVLCGYSMTKGDGHAHAGDSVLIQRKAKNKTGKPSRFREHADYVVRFSTTRGFELGRIPVDVASWMARLLDDQLVDFEASIVDCPLNLEVGSDILLQVKAYMHRTAFSSSVSRQCHIDTSSSSSMTESRESEQERLLRHRKVALQRMFRACHLTPRRRGSGANNASSYLPPRTPAKQSDEPDDGTEISSDYLRDIYARARENPMSLPEVNPPPTFALELRPYQKQALGWMQGMEEAQPSSAQTTELHPLWEEYAFPLTDDVDCGVGTFYLNPYIGDLSLEFQPASRGARGGILADEMGLGKTVMLASLIHANRCMDAPQMQPRSSQRSGPLRQASLRFGKMPRIQRTQATLVVAPMSLLSQWRTELERASLPGTLSVDLYYGDVREQLAHKLSHGNTDVIITSYGTLTAEYKQHEKRGSSVLFSGTWHRVILDEAHTIKNRSTIAARAACRLQADRRWALTGTPIQNRLTDLYSLLRFLRVEPWGDVRFFNSFLAKPFASQNAKVLDIVQAILASILLRREKHTPGPDGRPIVEIPPKTLDTQYLTFSQTERDIYMSVYDRARMRYRELASQGLIGKNVSMIFAVLMRLRQAVCHPYLVMPKQAETAPEERSYEDQLRDLVKRYEAEGQSGDKYALSVLDTLLTSDANEDDGEECPFCMELKPSKCFLPRCMHHGCRECLVQYLQACEDRGDEPHCPVCRRGPVQAEDLVESIRPKTEAPAPSAIPVRGSTKLDALMRQLHVLTQQSDCKGVIFSQFTGFLHLIQSHMAQRGYAFVRLDGRTSQKDREQVLHTFANEPGPLFLLMSLRAGGVGLNLTAANHVWLMDCWWNSSIEDQAIDRIHRLGQTRPVTVHRLLLEHTIEDRILEIQRRKKQLVDHALSVKPYDASSDTLENLRMLFD, encoded by the coding sequence ATGGCAACCGATGGCGGCGCGACAGACGATGCGCCTCTCTTCTTCTCAGATGAGGTTGCAGACAGTGCGGATATCATACCCAAGAAGCGTTTAGAGCCTCTGCCGGATACGGATGCTGGTGAATGGAAGCGACGATATATGGGCACGTTTGTCTTATGTGGCTATTCGATGACGAAAGGAGAcggccatgcgcatgctggcGACTCTGTCCTGATCCAGCGCAAGGCTAAGAACAAGACAGGAAAGCCCAGCCGCTTTCGCGAGCATGCTGACTATGTGGTACGCTtcagcacgacgcgcggcttTGAGCTGGGTCGTATTCCTGTGGATGTGGCAAGCTGGATGGCCCGGCTTCTTGATGATCAACTCGTTGATTTCGAGGCAAGCATCGTCGACTGTCCGCTCAACCTCGAAGTGGGCAGTGACATTCTTCTTCAAGTCAAGGCTtacatgcatcgcacggcTTTTtcctcgagcgtctcgagaCAATGTCACATCGATAcatcgagctcctcgagtATGACCGAGTCACGCGAAAgcgagcaggagcgcctcCTTCGGCACAGGAAGGTGGCTCTGCAGCGCATGTTTCGTGCTTGTCACTTGACCccgaggcgccgcggcagcggTGCTAACAATGCATCTTCCTATCTTCCCCCGCGTACGCCCGCAAAGCAGAGTGACGAACCTGACGACGGAACAGAAATCTCGTCCGACTACCTTCGCGATATTtatgcgcgcgcgcgggAGAATCCTATGTCCTTACCCGAGGTAAATCCTCCTCCTACCTTTGCCCTCGAATTGCGCCCATACCAGAAGCAAGCGCTTGGCTGGATGCAGGGAatggaagaagcgcaaCCATCCTCAGCGCAAACGACAGAACTGCATCCACTCTGGGAAGAGTATGCATTTCCGCTCACTGACGATGTGGACTGTGGCGTTGGCACCTTTTATCTAAATCCATATATTGGTGACCTGAGCCTAGAGTTTCAGCCTGCGAGTCGAGGAGCTCGTGGGGGTATTTTGGCCGATGAAATGGGTCTGGGAAAGACCGTCATGCTCGCAAGTCTAATCCATGCAAATCGGTGCATGGATGCGCCACAGATGCAGCCTAGATCTAGCCAGCGATCTGGTCCACTTCGTCAGGCATCACTGCGCTTCGGCAAAATGCCACGCATCCAACGCACGCAAGCGACGCTGGTCGTGGCTCCCATGAGCTTGCTCAGTCAATGGCGCAcggagctcgagcgtgcgaGCCTGCCCGGCACGCTTTCTGTTGATTTGTACTACGGTGACGttcgtgagcagctcgcgcacaagCTCTCGCATGGCAACACGGATGTGATCATTACATCGTATGGTACCTTGACGGCAGAATACAAGCAGCACGAAAAGCGCGGATCCTCTGTGTTATTTTCAGGCACGTGGCATCGTGTGATCCTGGACGAAGCGCACACCATCAAGAACCGGAGCACGATCGCCGCACGAGCCGCGTGTCGGCTTCAAGCAGATCGGAGATGGGCGCTCACAGGTACACCCATCCAGAATCGACTCACCGATTTGTACAGCTTACTGCGTTTCTTGCGAGTGGAGCCGTGGGGCGATGTGCGTTTCTTCAACAGCTTTCTGGCCAAACCTTTTGCGAGTCAGAATGCCAAAGTTTTAGACATTGTGCAGGCCATTCTCGCGAGCATCTTGCTTCGCCGCGAAAAGCATACACCTGGTCCCGATGGTCGTCCGATTGTGGAAATTCCTCCCAAGACACTCGACACGCAGTACTTGACCTTTTCGCAGACCGAGCGCGACATATACATGAGCGTATACGATCGAGCACGTATGCGATACCGCGAGCTAGCATCACAGGGTTTGATTGGGAAGAATGTAAGCATGATCTTTGCTGTACTGATGCGATTACGGCAAGCTGTGTGTCATCCTTACCTCGTGATGCCCAAGCAGGCCGAGACCGCTCCCGAGGAGCGCTCGTATGAAGATCAGTTGCGGGATCTGGTGAAGCGGTATGAGGCTGAGGGACAGAGCGGTGATAAGTATGCGCTCAGCGTTCTCGATACTTTGCTCACTTCAGACGCGAACGAAGACGATGGGGAAGAATGCCCATTTTGCATGGAGCTCAAGCCATCCAAGTGTTTTTTGCCGCGGTGTATGCACCATGGATGCCGCGAATGCCTCGTGCAGTATTTACAGGCATGTGAAGACCGCGGCGACGAGCCGCACTGTCCCGTGTGTCGGCGTGGACCCGTGCAGGCTGAGGATCTTGTGGAAAGCATCAGGCCAAAAACAGAAGCACCTGCGCCAAGTGCGATACccgtgcgcggcagcaCGAAACTTGATGCTCTTATGCGTCAGCTTCATGTGCTTACGCAGCAGAGCGACTGCAAAGGGGTCATCTTTTCTCAATTCACGGGCTTCCTCCATCTCATCCAGTCTCacatggcgcagcgtgGGTATGCATTCGTCCGCCTCGATGGACGCACATCTCAAAAGGATCGCGAGCAGGTTCTGCATACATTCGCGAACGAACCAGGCCCACTATTTTTGCTCATGTCGCTCCGTGCCGGTGGCGTCGGACTGAACTTGACGGCGGCGAACCATGTGTGGCTCATGGACTGCTGGTGGAATAGCAGCATCGAGGACCAGGCCATTGACCGCATTCACCGCCTCGGGCAGACACGCCCTGTCACGGTGCACCGTCTCCTCTTGGAGCATACGATTGAGGATCGCATCCTCGAAATACAGCGACGAAAGAAGCAACTCGTGGACCATGCCTTGTCTGTTAAGCCGTACGATGCATCGTCAGATACCCTGGAGAATCTCCGTATGCTGTTTGATTAG
- a CDS encoding NET1-associated nuclear protein 1 (U3 small nucleolar RNA-associated protein 17): MPLERKESAMPSPASKGKKAPQNEEDIPWISLQDVTVSNIPPVLTRDGSYLFIVQDTTVLIVSRLTNRIVARLSDTSMAEENRHVRPITGMMLSLSNPLQLITCSLDGTIKVWDYLESTLHDNVHVGHPIVRMCASSHWKNRLFIAVCKHANEQAGPSSGPRTKEASSTMYSVQMSRGVPHAHKPQKIVRLGKTRPVSHLILSPDGRWLVATSQAKLHVLDLNDTSAGFTKFATESHITSLTFHPHTDPVRFATGETNGKIKIWHCLEQSNRPAPVESSGWEPVSLTTVLHWHAHAVSALQFTPDGAQLLSGGEEGVLVLWKMHSGTAAGSDGREFVPRLGAPIVSLAVASGYENTEQEYVARLADGSAVFVASLSLKPTRVFSTIKCDAMRAIAPENTHANVSPQPLAADLAAGHLVLLSGHPSTVQFVDMATQSHVHDMEIAPSNRVSRPDEAILTPITVCNVVFSAPLRDAMHAEWMATIDGREGGSFTTELSLKLWQWESRSKTYVLNTRIDHPHNKGVTCVRFSPCLSEDPLNAFLLATTGGDGQVKTWRIASRSLKGARTEHFWLCRSSFSYRESLPHHVAWAPDGSLLAVAQGLFVTLWDPQTLVMQARLATPELKDVHTCDFCGRKGRYLAAMGSPSRLVIWDLVSQSVVWSVSDTFYAQTVYGDGILSLRSTNQGSALDYVRPDKPGVERSYRVPFQLDGAPINVSRTKELDDICLFGMRRQSSSASLVGIGSAIMSHVARANVSTSLHSVSMNDARATLFDELFGVADAEQQRVSEAMESDAQYLQKTMSTSDTSSATAAMELFAVPPHLLPAMSTLLDPYVDAILPPSVLSKSAKAADMSALPDAEAAMAEQMTPPRLDAVDHVAQARDADISHLTAVFDKLMTEAVASTASSTRLPSLSRGSKGKRRSLRSSSS; the protein is encoded by the coding sequence ATGCCTCTTGAAAGGAAAGAGTCTGCTATGCCGAGTCCGGCATCCAAAGGCAAAAAAGCACCACAGAATGAGGAAGATATTCCGTGGATATCGCTACAAGATGTGACCGTGTCAAACATACCCCCTGTGCTCACTAGGGACGGCAGCTATCTGTTTATTGTCCAGGATACAACTGTGCTCATTGTATCTCGTTTGACAAATCGAATTGTTGCGCGACTCTCAGATACTTCCATGGCAGAAGAAAACAGGCATGTGCGACCAATCACGGGCATGATGCTGAGTCTGTCCAATCCGCTACAACTCATTACTTGCTCGCTCGATGGTACCATCAAGGTTTGGGACTACTTGGAATCGACATTGCATGATAATGTGCATGTGGGACATCCTATTGTCAGAATGTGTGCCAGTTCACACTGGAAAAATCGACTGTTCATTGCAGTCTGCAAGCATGCTAACGAACAGGCTGGACCATCGTCTGGTCCCAGGACGAAAGAAGCTTCCAGTACCATGTACTCGGTCCAGATGAGTCGCGGTGTGCCTCATGCACACAAACCCCAAAAAATTGTTCGTCTGGGTAAGACGCGCCCTGTGTCGCACCTCATCCTATCTCCCGATGGTCGGTGGCTTGTGGCCACGAGTCAGGCGAAACTGCATGTACTCGATTTGAATGACACTAGCGCGGGCTTTACCAAGTTTGCCACAGAAAGCCATATAACGTCTCTTACTTTCCACCCTCACACTGATCCTGTGCGCTTTGCCACCGGTGAAACGAATGGCAAAATTAAAATATGGCACTGCTTGGAGCAAAGCAACCGCCCTGCACCCGTTGAATCAAGTGGTTGGGAGCCCGTTTCACTAACCACTGTACTGCACTGGCATGCACATGCTGTATCGGCTCTGCAGTTTACACCGGACGGTGCACAACTCCTGTCTGGTGGCGAGGAAGGTGTGCTTGTTCTGTGGAAGATGCACAGTGGCACAGCCGCCGGGAGTGACGGGCGTGAATTTGTACCGCGGCTTGGTGCTCCGATTGTGTCACTAGCCGTGGCATCTGGGTACGAAAATACCGAGCAAGAATACGTGGCGCGTCTCGCTGACGGCAGCGCTGTGTTCGTTGCGAGTCTCAGCCTAAAGCCGACGCGTGTTTTTTCTACGATCAAGTGTGATGCCATGCGTGCTATTGCCCCGGAGAACACTCACGCCAATGTGTCGCCACAGCCGTTGGCCGCAGATCTGGCCGCTGGACACTTGGTCCTACTATCGGGTCATCCATCAACCGTGCAGTTTGTCGATATGGCGACTCAGTCACATGTCCATGACATGGAAATTGCGCCCTCAAACCGTGTATCGCGACCCGATGAAGCTATTTTGACTCCTATCACTGTGTGCAACGTGGTATTTTCTGCCCCGCTTCGtgatgccatgcatgctgAATGGATGGCGACGATTGATGGCCGGGAGGGCGGCTCGTTCACGACAGAGCTCTCGCTGAAATTGTGGCAATGGGAATCTCGGTCTAAGACCTATGTTCTCAATACTCGCATTGATCATCCGCACAATAAGGGTGTGACATGTGTACGTTTTTCGCCCTGCTTGTCCGAAGACCCCCTGAATGCCTTTTTGTTGGCGACGACAGGAGGTGATGGGCAGGTCAAGACCTGGCGTATAGCTTCGCGCTCTCTTAAAGGTGCCCGCACCGAACATTTTTGGCTTTGTCGCTCATCGTTTTCGTACCGTGAGAGCTTGCCGCACCATGTTGCTTGGGCTCCGGATGGCTCACTCCTTGCTGTGGCACAGGGTCTGTTTGTGACATTGTGGGATCCCCAGACGCTCGTTATGCAGGCACGTCTCGCGACGCCTGAATTGAAGGATGTACATACATGTGACTTTTGCGGCCGTAAAGGCCGGTATCTTGCTGCCATGGGATCGCCATCGCGTTTGGTCATATGGGACCTCGTGTCGCAGTCTGTTGTGTGGTCCGTGTCGGATACCTTTTATGCTCAAACTGTCTATGGCGATGGTATTTTGTCTCTGCGTTCCACGAACCAAGGATCTGCCTTGGATTATGTACGCCCAGACAAACCTGGTGTCGAACGAAGCTATCGTGTCCCATTTCAACTGGACGGAGCACCCATCAATGTGTCACGCACAAAGGAGCTGGATGATATTTGCTTGTTTGGCATGCGACGACAATCTTCCTCCGCCTCGTTGGTGGGCATCGGTTCCGCCATCATGTCtcatgtcgcgcgtgcgAATGTCTCGACATCACTGCACAGCGTGTCGATGAATgatgcacgagcgacgcTCTTTGACGAACTCTTTGGCGTGGCTGACGCGGAGCAGCAACGCGTGTCGGAAGCCATGGAGTCAGATGCACAATACTTGCAAAAGACCATGTCAACGTCAGATACCTCATCCGCCACGGCTGCGATGGAATTGTTTGCTGTGCCACCGCATCTTCTGCCAGCCATGTCCACTCTGCTCGATCCATATGTTGATGCAATTCTTCCTCCCAGTGTCCTGTCCAAGTCTGCCAAGGCGGCAGACATGTCGGCTTTGCCTGACGCAGAGGCAGCGATGGCAGAGCAAATGACACCACCACGCCTGGATGCCGTGGATCATGTCGCCCAAGCTCGCGATGCTGATATCAGTCATTTGACAGCCGTGTTCGACAAGCTGATGACAGAAGCTGTGGCCTCAACGGCTTCGTCCACGCGACTCCCATCTTTGTCTCGTGGCTCCAAAGGCAAGCGACGCTCCTTGCGCTCATCGTCCTCATAG
- a CDS encoding alpha-1,6-mannosyltransferase — MALTRLAALVLLGMMWAQVCFVPYTKVEESFSLQAVHDILTHGVMRRDQYDHLSFPGAVPRSFIGALLLSVASLPAALCATSAGVQLGVRLVLGTCAWAAMVHMACLLCPKASRVRALFYVLCAIQYHLTFWTSRTTPNGLAFPLATVALTHVVHGRHAYKGLALLAATAMMLRLELVCLAVPAYLWTWWHHQRRFVYVFMTGAVTCAGSIALSVLVDSYFWRKRFLWPEGHAVIFNVIEGRSAEWGVSPPWTYVVRDLPRILFAAFPLALLGCTRRSSFRSPLVLLICTHVGLMSFLAHKEWRFLVYIVPLCNMLAAQGASMLIRTYLGRWLMLGLVGTSAALWILGTHVSIYNYPGGEALRILHTQMQEAQVVHIDTLAAMTGVSLFQSIHLARPAHSLVPSQAPVWVYDKREHVLDDCTWTLAISERACHAPYAPVGEPISGYDGLRLRRTYVQDLLHAARGGTWPTISELFPLEIRFTPRLWICRRTEPC; from the coding sequence ATGGCGCTCACTCGTTTAGCGGCCCTGGTCCTGCTTGGTATGATGTGGGCACAGGTATGCTTTGTTCCGTACACGAAAGTGGAAGAGAGCTTCTCGTTGCAAGCCGTGCACGATATTCTCACGCATGGTGTGATGAGACGTGATCAATATGATCACTTGTCGTTCCCAGGTGCCGTGCCACGCTCATTCATCGGTGCCCTACTTCTAAGTGTGGCGTCTCTACCTGCAGCGCTCTGCGCAACCTCGGCAGGTGTGCAGCTGGGTGTCCGGCTCGTACTGGGAACATGCGCATGGGCCGCCATGGTTCACATGGCCTGCCTCCTCTGTCCGAAGGCGTCGCGCGTCCGTGCATTGTTCTATGTGTTGTGTGCCATCCAGTATCATTTGACATTCTGGACAAGTCGCACAACGCCAAATGGCCTGGCCTTCCCTCTAGCCACCGTAGCCTTGACGCATGTCGTGCATGGGCGGCACGCTTACAAGGGCCTCGCCCTCCTGgcagccacagccatgATGTTGCGCCTCGAGTTGGTGTGCCTTGCTGTGCCTGCGTATCTATGGACGTGGTGGCACCACCAGCGTCGGTTTGTCTACGTGTTTATGACAGGTGCCGTGACCTGTGCAGGCAGTATTGCCTTGAGCGTGCTGGTCGATTCCTACTTTTGGCGGAAGCGTTTCCTATGGCCAGAGGGACATGCCGTCATATTCAATGTCATCGAAGGTCGCAGCGCAGAGTGGGGTGTATCGCCGCCATGGACGTATGTCGTTCGCGACTTGCCGCGCATTCTATTTGCGGCTTTCCCTCTCGCGCTTCTTGGATGCACACGCCGTTCATCCTTTCGTTCGCCACTCGTGCTTCTCATTTGCACGCATGTCGGACTCATGAGCTTCCTGGCGCATAAAGAGTGGCGCTTTCTCGTGTACATTGTGCCGCTATGCAACATGCTAGCAGCACAAGGGGCCTCTATGCTGATCCGCACCTATCTTGGTCGTTGGTTAATGCTTGGACTCGTGGGCACAAGCGCGGCCCTATGGATCCTCGGCACACATGTGAGTATCTACAATTATCCGggcggcgaggcgctgcgtaTCCTGCATACTCAGATGCAAGAGGCACAAGTTGTGCACATTGATACCCTAGCAGCCATGACAGGCGTTAGCTTGTTTCAAAGCATTCACCTGGCACGGCCCGCGCATTCTCTCGTACCAAGTCAGGCACCCGTCTGGGTATATGACAAGCGCGAGCACGTTTTAGATGATTGTACATGGACTTTAGCCATATCAGagcgtgcatgccatgctCCGTACGCTCCCGTGGGCGAGCCGATCAGCGGATACGATGGACTACGCCTCCGACGCACGTACGTACAGGACCTTTTACATGCTGCACGCGGGGGGACATGGCCAACAATCTCAGAACTCTTTCCTTTGGAAATTCGATTCACACCTCGGCTGTGGATATGCAGGCGCACCGAGCCATGCTAA
- a CDS encoding RNA polymerase II subunit A C-terminal domain phosphatase → MECTHPIQVTGLCALCGKEIDENTFGQPTFATLHSSANVKVSREEAIRMDTEDMRHLIEMQKLALIVDLDQTIIHVTVDPTVKEWAHDIHNPNWQVLKDVRAFQLGSDGVTVSHPPVHLDENNVTSFATDGDEDGCWYYVKLRPGLSDFLQTMASKYELHVYTMGTRSYADCICRIVDPDGHLFGARILSRDENGSDMQKSLARLFPISTDMVVIIDDRADVWSWSPNLIKVEPYEFFVGIGDINAAHLGPHQPLAPATNEKQDANPHGLSDEEHQRAIAEQCDDRPLQRAAEEKQKKDTENTIIEPEQVLTDEDTELELIQALLLEIHQQWYSAYSSRKAEEKRPDVTQVISQMKSEVLRGCELAFSGLIPLHEAPETTMIWRMAEEFGAKCHRTLTSDVTHLVATSARTAKAEQAYRTKKIHVVWPSWLNDSMCRWVRQGEVAYAIPPDTQNLIFPEPEEEDESQGAEINLADMDWGDAEEEVDAFLEEDDEEEENSEAPETADAETTSGKRQRSGASMGSSTVHHLDEDSDQEHANRKCSRPNLSERVKASQDDALRQQDGADRHELSAPTEDLLQDLASEMERELGDS, encoded by the exons ATGGAGTGTACGCACCCCATTCAGGTAACGGGTCTCTGTGCCTTATGTGGCAAAGAAATTGACGA GAACACATTTGGGCAGCCCACCTTCGCCACCTTGCATTCTTCCGCGAATGTGAAAGTGTCGCGCGAAGAGGCCATTCGTATGGATACAGAAGATATGAGACACCTAATTGAGATGCAAAAGCTTGCGTTGATCGTGGACTTAGATCAGACGATCATTCATGTCACAGTTGATCCTACCGTGAAGGAATGGGCACATGATATCCACAACCCAAATTGGCAGGTGCTCAAGGACGTGCGAGCATTCCAGCTTGGCTCGGACGGTGTAACCGTGTCTCATCCCCCTGTGCATTTGGACGAGAATAATGTGACAAGTTTTGCCACGGATGGTGACGAGGATGGATGCTGGTATTATGTCAAGCTTCGTCCTGGATTGTCAGACTTTCTTCAAACGATGGCAAGCAAATACGAGCTGCACGTCTATACCATGGGAACACGATCCTACGCAGACTGCATATGCCGGATAGTCGATCCGGACGGACACCTGTTTGGTGCGCGCATTTTGTCGCGTGACGAAAATGGCAGTGATATGCAAAAGAGCCTGGCCCGCCTATTCCCCATCAGCACAGATATGGTTGTCATTATTGATGATCGCGCTGATGTATGGTCCTGGAGCCCAAATCTGATCAAAGTCGAGCCATATGAGTTTTTCGTGGGGATTGGTGATATTAATGCTGCCCACTTGGGTCCCCACCAGCCGCTTGCCCCGGCAACGAACGAAAAACAGGATGCGAATCCGCATGGATTATCGGATGAAGAACACCAGCGAGCTATTGCTGAGCAATGCGATGACCGTCCGCTACAACGTGCAGCGGAGGAAAAGCAGAAGAAAGATACAGAAAACACCATCATCGAGCCAGAACAGGTTTTGACGGATGAAGATACAGAATTAGAATTGATTCAAGCACTATTGCTTGAGATACATCAGCAGTGGTACAGCGCGTACTCATCTCGCAAGGCAGAAGAAAAGAGACCAGATGTGACCCAGGTCATTTCGCAAATGAAAAGCGAAGTGCTTCGTGGATGTGAGCTGGCTTTTTCTGGACTTATCCCGCTGCATGAGGCGCCAGAGACGACTATGATATGGCGAATGGCTGAAGAGTTTGGTGCCAAATGTCACCGCACACTGACATCCGATGTCACGCATCTGGTTGCTacgagcgcgcgcacaGCCAAGGCCGAGCAAGCTTATCGAACCAAAAAGATCCATGTCGTATGGCCTTCATGGCTGAACGATtccatgtgccgctgggTTCGACAGGGCGAAGTGGCCTATGCCATCCCTCCGGACACACAGAACCTGATTTTTCCTGAGCcagaagaagaggatgagAGCCAAGGTGCGGAGATCAACCTCGCAGACATGGATTGGGGCGATGCAGAAGAGGAAGTGGATGCATTTCtggaggaagacgacgaagaagaagaaaacAGTGAGGCACCAGAAACAGCGGATGCGGAAACCACCAGCGGCAAACGGCAACGATCAGGCGCATCGATGGGCTCTTCGACTGTGCATCATTTGGACGAGGACTCAGATCAAGAACATGCCAATAGGAAGTGCAGCCGGCCTAACCTTTCGGAGCGCGTAAAAGCTTCACAGGACGATGCGTTGAGGCAGCAGGACGGTGCCGATCGTCACGAGCTGTCGGCACCGACAGAGGATCTACTTCAGGACTTGGCTTCAGAGATGGAGCGTGAATTGGGCGATTCATAA